Within Spinacia oleracea cultivar Varoflay chromosome 4, BTI_SOV_V1, whole genome shotgun sequence, the genomic segment gaggaaagcaattaaaccatggaaaagggacacattacgaagcacccttgagaggtacgtcacggttcttagaaaactaaccactttgactttgctatttctccttttatttaacgaatctcaaattatgggacgggatacgttttgcagcgtgaggcttaggcttaggggtttagagtcaatactcagaatataattgtgtgttgtgtccttttcacgtcgaacttaaggccctatttatagaaaagagttcgtggaaagatagaattgcagaactctaatccacgagggattaggaaaaaacacgtaccaggtattttcagcgcccaggcctgggcgccgaagatttcggcgcccagagccaggcgttgaaaatagggtctgggctgtttttcttagtcagattcggattcctagaatccgaagtatttgagatttaattgagtcctttagtgcgtattaaccttgtgacgggatgcgtctgggcccgtgacgaactctaggctcgttaggattttaaataatacgtgactcttactttcaaatcatattaggaataggattctctcgcaatttctatctcatttaggatttatgttggagtgcgacacctaattctgacaggtttctatcttttatgacttgccacttttaacaactacccattacggcagttactatttttagcgggtttccataaataacaggtttctataaatggcaggtttcaggtgaaatgaaaaggggtaatgagattcgttattttataggagatgcgttgtcaagtggagatttacgttttcatcatcgaaccttccctttcgggaatggggacaaaagtaagtgtctacagttagcccccactttgactgagtcttggaataagacgatggtcaaagtactagacggagtgcgccacacaagccatggtgacctgtttttgcgaggatctcacgagcccccgagtgataacatttgacttaagggtcatcacttggagtgtcgacatatccctcacgtgtcattgggatttgtcaacggatagtacagaaacttcctcactttgtcattggaaggatctaaagaagtgtagaaactccctcactttgtcattgggagtagctacagatgttttcaaaatcaaagctataaagtgtaattgggcctggccaagcccaaccacgaggtaaaaatgtttttaaagattctcattttcaaggctagttaaacgagaaaacccccttgtttttatgggacgtaaaatgaaggaaaatcaagcacatcgttcttttttggaaaaacggaaaaccaatcacatcgttcttttttggaaaaacggagaaccaatcctttaatttttgtaaaaagggaaaaccgatcctttaatttttggaaaaagggaaaaccgatcctataatttttggaaaaagggaaaaccgatcctataatttttggaaaaagggaaaaccgataaaggttatcgctccagcgactaaggacccgcgcggttagtgatgcagaccccgccggctaaagatggcgagcctgtccgctaagggtggacaccccgtccgatagaagtggacgaatctgtttttgaaatttgaagataaggacctacgtggtttgtgacgtagaccccgccggctaaagatggcgagcctattttgaatttgaagactttatttttcaaaaactgaggacctgcgcggctagtgacgcagaccccgcccgctgaaggtgggcgagccctgtccgctaagggtggacgccccgctcgctggaggtgagcgaacctgaattcgtcttttcgatttgggattcgtgtgccgcggtcttgcccgattgaggtgggcaagtccctatttcattttttttttcttgtgatttcttttgagaatttctttttattcattctccgagggatgctcggatttagttgcaacctgaatatgggttgacaatgtgtttagatggaccatagtctcgtggtcatcaccttttcatggttttgagctagtcattttggctcaattttgccactacctgggtccttgattaggggactatgtataagtatcaacggcgacctttgtctcgaggtcgtaatccggttttatttttttgagacatccaaacacgggacttcgtacagcatagtctgggaatattgttttaatttttcatactctcttttgaaatatatattttttttcgagcccccaagcattcgtgcttgacggtcatttcttgtcaaaggggttccttggggatacgcattttgtaatgtccttgattgtgtttgggatcgtgctcgtaagtgcgagcggtcttcgtagtggtgtgctactttgacaaagtcgtgaggtgcgactttcggcaattttcaagtcgaatgagtatggcagggcccactagaagttagggccttttttgagccttggtacattttcggcgcccaggcctgggcgttgaaataattcacgcccaggtggggcgttgaaagtgttgtttgggctggtcttttgatgacacatttggccttttgttcattcgtttatttcacttggaagttctatgtattctcttttcttttgttttttctttgtttttagaacgtgatgattttcttgagaagccgtagccgattggtggactacggtgcttgttgctttggggcgattattttaaggaactgttgctcttaaggcgtacagttattgtgatagttgggcgagtctatatggcccgaggaacataccttgaggcgtaagactttgaccgctcttgttgttgtatattttccttttgaacgcgttcgtgaatgttcgatacttagaatgatgatatgtatgtgggaacgagcgttcatagaatggccgttgcgtaaggtccattaatcagtttgcttgaatcatttttttttttctgagcaatgactgattttgaatagttttcttagaagcttgatagggttcggGTCTATTCATGAAgttggctcaaacatcgtgccctttcgtttgttcaaacatttgcttcgagattttttattttgttatggttgtttcgtagcttggagcccaagcatgcatgttgggatgcttccttttggcgtacgattttttgtaggttttttcgagaaagatgccttggggttccgctcgtgtaggtgcgagctatcccttccgtggtagatAATTTTTTGCTAGCTTTAATCCTttatgtagaagtcgtgtggcttgcattttgaatttgggcgataagtagtccttgcctcttttacacatgctcttggtcgtgcctacatcagtgcaatatgccttactctttttttttagacttgtaccgtgggatggttgaacttatggtgtgacgtaggcttgtgtggcctaacagcgtgtcttagaacattcctccaggtgttgggatatcattattattttttgcattggggtacttcatcacgcctcgttcaggtgttcgaacaagtgtagcaccttctgcgtgggtttgtaCGGCTTATTaattcgttcgatgcgaggattcataggtgtttctttttttttctttttttatctaggcaaaacatggctagcagaaagattcagcgcccaggctggggcgttaaagatatcggcgcccagctctgggcgttgaaaatgatttctgagtatattttgacagttcttatccttgatttgttttctttcgcttttgctttggaacgaggtagactatgtaacgggcgcttgtagggcgagcgttatgtgcagtagtttgatcggagttttggtgactcgcgattttcagttacccttgttagtggggtgactttatatattctaaatagcgcttagaatttgggaggggttgtagccactTTAAGGTTCATTTTacgcgattaaagcttaggattgtgcccctatgacatatgtatagcattagcgtcgagaattcgcgatgaaatcgtcatttcgagcatttttagagtgtttttctcaagcctccaactgtagctacgggattggcttggtgctataatgtcttgcatacgtttttgtgcattcatggtgacatagatcatgaatagtttgaaccagactcgtttagtgcgaggtacgttcgagtagtgatctgctacttctcttgtaaatgtcgtactgtgcgacattgccatggtcaaggtaatcacatgttgaagtgtgccttgaccaaaagctaggtgcctttctctacccataatcatatttagaaatatctttgactcacttgcaaaacgcatacttagattaaaccaatgacactttattatgttcgaagaagtctttgaaaattatttgaaatccgagtcctactgtgtacaatccgaggtgtcctaagtaagttgacttatagaagggttcgtaaaaatattgttacgatttttggaatgctgtctaaggatttgctggaagccagggtgcaggcgtcaagatacacttatgcccgtttggcatatgcttttaggcttttagggccatcttttccagaattgcgggaatataaaccgttttcaaattgacttagatttacttggtgtatttctgcacaaaaggtcaaggtatacttagttctttccctagctctttcatttcaatttttagcccccaattgctgttatgtcttcccattaatgatgctttcagatttcgattttagatgcccgtgtcacatgtctgagtagggtgagcctcggttaagtgccaagtcctattgacaatgtctgatttttttttaaaaggggattcgcgagcatttgagttaccatgaacgggtgccctgagctcgaaggaacgatggggcgacgccgtagaacactcctctttattgcaagcttactgcatttactacttgttggcgattatgactgtgtctagtggtgaaagaaggtctttaagcgaacgactatgtctagtggtgaaagaaagtctttaaatgagttagttcgctttagggagggtcaagtcgagtactttagaggtcatggacgcttgcgctagcccccattcaattgaggcaaagcgatctttttgagtcttggctaagtgcctaggagtgtgagtgctccttttggcaagggtacgtgcccttattatttttcgatgtgtgctcattttggcatcttgatgacttggattcttcttcgtgctttcaatttttctttcgacttggattgcaagtaattaaatttcaataagggacttctatttttattcttgtttttctataggctttaatattggttggaccgaatcatggatcgcctacgtatccgccttaaatagatttaatttggaatcaggtcttgcgtagttcttagcctagaaaatggtttcttagaatgctgattttaaacaagtacgttctaaggtggaaccgtaatgtttgaaataggatgagataagtgaagttcattattattttaatctgctgctttgccgtaagccaaaattttgttttattttttaagtacatgtattttcttttcatgtgttttttggtacgtatacctgaatacgtgctgtacccctccaagtgttcgttatttttcgtgcatgtgcggataaaatgacgagcacttctggacaaaatttggcgagcatagagattcagcgcccaggctggggcgttaaagatttcggcgcccagctgtgggcgctgaaattatttctgggcggatcttttttggtgcgctaaatgcttctttttatttttagacgaatttttaaaggcgctttgcaaagtttgctttttattatttattattttttgtacttttcattggtcttcttttttattctttactCAAGACAGCttcaaagatgggttgaatgagttgggataagttgtataggtattggtcaagcatgaggattatatctgctagggctcacaatttgcagcctcaatctagtgtcacgagtttacatcaatcaaggccaatgagtagcatgaggacggctcaagggtatatcaacaggatgtatccacacaagttatatggtcattatgctaatggtggtgtaagaacaggtttgggctttggaaataatgggtatgacgcacatGTCAacggccgtgcgtggtttgcggttgacaacaagttcaggaacaagagtcgaggtaatggtttcttggtttatggcaatgagagcatggatgggttgaatgagctgaacagggaccccagagcgaaggcgtctaagaacataaggattggaaagggtagacattgtagaactttatgattaggattggttgactcaattctcttccttcgtttgcttgggtaaattccgcactttgggaggtacgggctaagtatttcaaggctcgctcttttcgctctcccttttttctttctattttttcctttttgcatgggatttctccccaacataaatccttcaaatttttcatttgggctaaaaggtagatggttgtggtttttgagtcacgaggcgagactgagtgagcctcgtttggtaggcctagagtggacctttaattttagtaggcctagggtggacctttaattttagtaggcctatggtggacctttaaattgtcttgctttgcaagcgtatttagtcgtttcttaaaatgtgcaaatagcgtagatccaaaaatgttgtttttaccttattgaaatttaacgaaagaattacatcgaaaataattttttgcttctttttagattccagtttctgggatttaattggaagttgtgatttagactcaaactttcattaatctttctgattataacccgtgtatgagtacaaggaggtggcctagactcaaaataatgacatggcgtaagcctataatgcttgaccaagcgacttttaGACTTAggttaattggaccataacttttgttggttgacactttagattttaacccttgggtgttcatttgtcatgcgccattttgcttaatgttggcaaggtactTAGTCGGGGAGATCgatttttcatttttgcaaggctagaatcattagtgcggcttccctcttagtgtgtattgctttaccccaatggtagccttatggtatgccgatttgggtattttcatggttggtcatgttgcattcatggaaaatcttttagtctgtacttaggagtatttaaaggagcgagtggctcaagaggactatgatagtcgtgatccaatgtgatcataagccttgaggccattaatttttgctaatggttttgacaccttaggttcacttcggggttgtgcgactatgggggaatgattttcagaatgtgaccgtttccattttgcagaTACTaccatatattctttttattggtgagagagagtattgaggccgtagactcttagcaagggatgacaattacatatgggtgcttattgatttaaatgttaggaagggagactcaatatggtttaaccttttaacttgcagaacgacaccaagcattaggaccgattctatggataagacaactaagacttaggatttagattgtactttggcatagcctagtctagactcggatttacttatttttcatttggacattatttttccttgaagactctattcgaacattattttttttgaatattttgcccgtgtgacattcataaatattagcatgtttggttttggtgccgagcattgtcgtcgtaggaggcctaacaacgacgcaaagagttattcttttttatgagtcgcttttagaatcgagtgcttttcttacgcccttgcagcaatttttacgaaaagtttttttttgctacgtgtttttttatttttgcgcgggcaccgaggctgctgtgcctgaccagaaggccaaacagcaacttcagcgcccagcatcgggcgtgagaaattctggcgcccagccaggggcgttgaaaatgcgtccctggctggttctcgttttctgtttgcgtctacttttgtttatgcgacttcgattttccgtgcttgcctaataacgtcctttacgcgttgtgcagcgtttctggaattcgttacaggccatcccgagcgtcccttatttttgtggcgatcgttcgagtttgcggaacacgtatttcggtataactctttggccaattggtttatgaatgtttggccaatttttaaggtcgttggtttttctaggacagtttgtcacacacaatcatatatttcgctacacataactaacattccatcatgaggcaataataatatgtcatgtagtttatgataggcttctatgggtagttatttgcgcctggcttggtaccgcttctatcgtagatccaacacatgccccggtcgaggtagtgtcatcagcagacgaatttcgctcaagaggccaacccgcaagtgcaagccaagggggcatgcaggcgagagggacctaatgagcgagcgattgggcttaggacgggtgtactactagcgaaagtgtcgggtggacaacattcgaagcgtatgcaccccccggttggcgatgggtatccttagtcccaactcccaagatgaaacaccaagggagccaagatgcgttatgcggttctgtccgttgacattaatatgctgattttcaggtcgtcccaacttgattgggaaataaacgcggggtaggatcgtttcacctttcggctattttgattacctacaagcacgagtatttccttcactatccccagtggagtcgccactgtgagggggtcgaaaaagcacgaggctaatgcgtgacctcgtccctcgtgggtgtgacgcttctttttgtcaaatcaagtgtaattggatttcctatgagtttacaccaaattgactagtaatataggagtcgccattcagtttttaacgacaatgagaaaaactgacaaaacccggttatcgtgacatgagtgcaattatgtttgaccacgacggccgtaggttcccttgtgatccctggtggtggggatcgctcaacgtacacccgcagggtagagattgagggttcgggggactgtaactaccgagaggagtactcgctcttcgataactccagaggcaggatatccttactagctcagcataaataattgaagggacatgcgttaactattaaactaatctgagtcgattttaataatatgcaacatatagcacTAGATCGagtgcgattatctgatttagattgttttgagggacctagcatgataatccaatttcccaaaaataatatatttattaagcgtgatcgaacaatcagattttagttagtttaacagttcataaaagggcaaggaaagcaattaaatcatggaaaagggacacattacgacgcacccttgagaggtgcgtcacggttctcagaaaactaaccactttgaatttgctatttctccttttatttaacaaatctcaaattatgggacgggatacgttctgttcgatttacggatcgattgcgacagaacgcgtgatcagttttgcagcgtgaggcttaggcttaggggtttagagtcaatactcagaatataattgtgtgttgtgtccttttcacgtcgaacttaaggccctatttataaaaaagagttcgtggaaagatagaattgcagaactctaatccacgaggaattaggaaaaaacacgtaccaggtattttcagcgcccaggcctgggcgccgaagatttgggcccccagagccaggcgttgaaaatagggtctgggctgtttttcttagtcagattcggattcctagaatctggagtatttgagatttaattgagtcctttagtgcgtattaaccttgtgacgggatgcgtctgggcccgttacgaactctaggctcgttaggattttaattaatacgtgactcttactttcgaatcatattaggaataggattctctcgcaatttctatctcatttaggatttatgttggagtgcgacacctaattctgacaggtttctatcttttatgacttgccacttttaacaactacccattacggcagttactatttttagcaggtttccataatagcaggtttctataaatggcaggtttcaggtgaaatgaaaaggggtaatgagattcgttattttataggagatgcgttgtcaagtggagatttacgttttcatcatcgaaccttccctttcgtgaatggggacaaaagtaagtGTCTACAAAGGTGACACTTTATTCTCCATGCTTCAAGGGCTTCTCGATCATCCCTACTATCTCTACTCTTATCCATACTAAGAAGTGTTCCTAAAATATTCTCAGACAcctttttctcaatgtgcataacGTCTAAATTATGCCTTAGAAGATTATGCTCCCAATACACCAAATCAAATAATATGCTTCTCTTGGTACCAAAGACAACTTCATCTTACACATAATTGATATCAGTATGACCTCTTTTTCGGCGGTGCCTTTGAATTTCCATAAACATACTCGACCTTTTCTTGTTGACTCAATATATCAGTGCCGCTAGGACGAGATGGGGCTTCACCCAACTCATTAGTTCCAAACTTCTCACAAAACTTTTCACCCTGACGTCGATATGGGTGATCTGCGGGTCCATTTTCTATAGCTACAATAACAAATCTTGTTCCCAAATCTATCAGAGGGCGTGGAATCCATGCATATAGGACATGCATTGTAACCTTTTGTACTCAAACCAGAGAGCATTGCATAGCCAGGAAAGTCATTAATAGTCCAAAGTAGAGCCGCCCGCAAATTAAATTTCACTCCGTCAAAAGAATCAAAAGCTTCAACCCCTCCCCACAGCGATTTCAACTCATGAACTAATGGTTGCAAATACACGTCAATATCATTTCCAGGACTTGCTTTTCCGGGAATAAGTGTGGACAAAATGAAAGAAGATGGTTTCATACATAGCCATGGTGGAAGATTATAAGGAATCAACACCACTGGCCATGTACTATAAGTAGTGTTCATTAAACGGTAAGGATTAAACCCATCACTCGCAAGACCTAATCGAACACTACGAGGGTCTAATGCAAAATCTCTATGATTCTCATCAAATGCCTTCCACGCTAAGGCATCGGAAGGATGCCTCAAAATCTTCTTATCACCTTCACCCAATCGCTCTGTATCATGCCATCTCATATCTTCTGCTGTTTCTGATGACATGTAGATTCTTTTTAGTCTTGGGATAAGAGGAAAATATCGCATTACCTTAGCTGGCACACCTTTCTTACAAGTATTCATACCTTGATCACTTACATCGTCACCCCTCTTACCCTTGGTTGTTTTCCACCTCGATTTACCACAAACATGACACTTGTCTTTCTCTAAAAATTCACCCCAATACAACATACAATCATTAGGACAAGCATCAATTTTTTCATACCCACGGCCCAAGtcttttatcattttcttaCTGTAATAATAAGACGAGGGAAAATCAAGTATTTGAGTAAATGCATCTAAAATCAGCTTCAAGAGCATATTGAAAGATTCAATGGACCAGTGATGTATACACTTCAAGTGAAATAAGTGTAGAAGAAAAGATAACTTTGAAAAATTAATACACCCCTCATATAATTTCTCCTCAGAAGCTTGAAGTAGCTTCTTATATGTCGCATCTTCTTCTATTGTAGAATAATCATATTCAACATCTGTATCGTATAACACGGGCTCCTCAGTCCATTCACCATCCTCTCTTGCTTCAAAAGTTGGAAAATTGGGTGGCACATTAACACTAAAAGCTGATCTTAATAGTCCTCCCATATTATCTCGACCTACAAACCCAGTTTGATTACCAAGGGATCCTTCACTTGTACTCCCTCCATCACTACCTAACATACGCTGAACCATATCCCCTTTACCATGAAAGATCCAATTTCTATACGACTTATAAAACCCCTTAAACAAAATATGTCGCTCTACATCATTAACCGGGAACCATTTATCCACCTTACAGTTCTTACATGGACATCTAATTTTTCCTTCGAATAGACCTTGCTTGGCAAACGCAATGAATTGCATACGACCATCGACATATTCAGGGTGGCCAGTGGGTAGATTTATCCAACTTGTATCCATATCTATACGAAAAATAGTATAGTAATAAGATATATAATTAGTAATATGCGTTGTATAATATGAAGTTTTGTAGGTAAACGTTATGATCATTCTTAGAACCTTGATATAGCATATAATTCATTAAATAACTTTATGCTTtctttttttggcaattaacaATGATTTTATTAACAACAAAAGAGACCTTGAAACATCAAGGTTACATTAATCGAGGGCCACCAAAACAAAATCACCTCTAACAGAGGCACCAACCCAAGCTAAGATATTACCAATAATCTAATTAGTGCTTCTACAAGAGACCTTAAACAAGATCTCTTTTACAAAAGCATTTACTGATTTAAAATCCTTCTTAAAAACAACAGAATCCTATATAATAATAAGAATGTCATTAGCTTATGTGAGGTATCCAAATCCACAACGGAGCAATTCTATGCAATCCCGCCAAAactcaataaataattcaaacaacaatcaattccctccaaaaaaaatacatttttaaaaataataaatagtgtGCAACTTCCCTTAATCATGTTAAAAATTTTAATAATCTTGATCCTAAGAAATTTAATAACCGACTAGAAACCATTGTCTCATTAGAACAAAATAATTATTCTTCCATCTCCTTCCCACTACTAACTTCCACCAAAAATTAATCCAATAGAATAATCTATCTCCTCAATGTATGATGAATTCAATTTCGAATGAGTATAATTTTACAGGTAATTATGGTATTAATCGATTTCGCGTGCATTGTATC encodes:
- the LOC110790318 gene encoding uncharacterized protein — its product is MDTSWINLPTGHPEYVDGRMQFIAFAKQGLFEGKIRCPCKNCKVDKWFPVNDVERHILFKGFYKSYRNWIFHGKGDMVQRMLGSDGGSTSEGSLGNQTGFVGRDNMGGLLRSAFSVNVPPNFPTFEAREDGEWTEEPVLYDTDVEYDYSTIEEDATYKKLLQASEEKLYEGCINFSKLSFLLHLFHLKCIHHWSIESFNMLLKLILDAFTQILDFPSSYYYSKKMIKDLGRGYEKIDACPNDCMLYWGEFLEKDKCHVCGKSRWKTTKGKRGDDVSDQGMNTCKKGVPAKVMRYFPLIPRLKRIYMSSETAEDMRWHDTERLGEGDKKILRHPSDALAWKAFDENHRDFALDPRSVRLGLASDGFNPYRLMNTTYSTWPVVLIPYNLPPWLCMKPSSFILSTLIPGKASPGNDIDVYLQPLVHELKSLWGGVEAFDSFDGVKFNLRAALLWTINDFPGYAMLSAIENGPADHPYRRQGEKFCEKFGTNELGEAPSRPSGTDILSQQEKVEYVYGNSKAPPKKRSY